The segment CCCGTCTCGTCGCTCGAGACGGCTGAAGCCGTGAAGATCTCCGAAAATGTATTTCGTGCCGTCAATATCGCGCTCGTCAACGAGTTGAAGATGGTCTACTTCCGGATGGGCGTTGATATTTTTGAAGTCATAGAAGCGGCGAAGACAAAGCCGTTCGGTTTCATGCCCTTCTATCCTGGCCCGGGCCTTGGCGGCCATTGCATTCCAATCGACCCATTTTATCTCTCTTGGAAAGCCCGCGCTTATGGCGTCAATACGAAGTTCATCGAATTGGCTGGAGAGATCAATGCCGATATGCCGCGGTGGGTGATCGACCGCATTGCCAACGTTCTCAATGGCCGCACTCGAAAATCCCTGTCATGCGCGCGCATATTGATTGTGGGTGTGGCGTATAAAAAGAACATTGGCGATGTGCGCGAGAGTCCTGCGCTCACCATCATGCAGCTGTTAAAGGAGCGCGGTGCGGAAGTCGAATTTCATGACCCGCATGTGCTTGCGATCCCTCCAACGCGGGACCACAGCCGCCTTGCCGGGCTAAGGTCAATTCATCTGACGCCTTCGATAATCGCGGCCTATGATATTGCGGTAATCATCGCAGACCATGACAATGTCGATTGGCATATGCTTGTGAAATCTGCACCGGCAATCGTCGATACGAGGAACGTCCTGAAGCGGCTCGGATTCGAGGAAGAGAAGATAGTCATCGCGTGACATGGGAGCGGCGAATCCGCCCTAGAGCTGATCGGCCGACGCTTTACGGGCCCTAATTGGGATGACGATTGCCTCGGGCCCGCGCGAGCGCAAATGTCCCCATCGTAACCAACGTGGCGCCTGGCGAAGTTCATTTGCGGATAATGCTAGCCGACATGCGTCCGCGGAAGATGCCCGATTATTGGCGCAGCGCGGATCTTAAACCATCGGATGACGCTCGGAATGCCATCTCTTGCTCCGCTCACAAAGGCGGTAGCGCTTTTGCGAGAGCGCTGACGGTGAGGTCTTCGGGCAAAATGGCTGCTTGCCGAGGTGCTTGCTCAGATGGTCTCGCTAGAGAAGGCCGGCTGTTCGGCAGCAAGGCGGCCGGCATCCGCGATGAGTTCGAAGGAACGCAACCGCGTGGCATGATCGTAGACATCGGAGACGATCATGAGTTCGTCGGCGCCGGTCTCCGCAACGAGCGCGGCGATGCCCGAACGCAC is part of the Methylovirgula ligni genome and harbors:
- a CDS encoding nucleotide sugar dehydrogenase is translated as MAEGPNLAGLLEKIRSRDAVIGIVGLGYVGLPLALAAAKKGFRVVGFDINSGCVVELNAGKTPLKHIPADEIKAAIRARLFEATDEFSRLSEPDAIIVCVPTPLGQHREPDLTFVEGTMEAIAKALRPGQLISLESTTYPGTTSKICRPILEKSGLRSVRDFYLAYSPEREDPGNLDFTTHSIPKVVGADGPEALRLALALYGSIADRVVPVSSLETAEAVKISENVFRAVNIALVNELKMVYFRMGVDIFEVIEAAKTKPFGFMPFYPGPGLGGHCIPIDPFYLSWKARAYGVNTKFIELAGEINADMPRWVIDRIANVLNGRTRKSLSCARILIVGVAYKKNIGDVRESPALTIMQLLKERGAEVEFHDPHVLAIPPTRDHSRLAGLRSIHLTPSIIAAYDIAVIIADHDNVDWHMLVKSAPAIVDTRNVLKRLGFEEEKIVIA